The Cellulophaga sp. L1A9 genome window below encodes:
- a CDS encoding glycosyltransferase family protein: MKVLYAIQGTGNGHLSRARDIIPILLKKDIELDILLSGTQGDLDIPYPVKYQFQGLSFIFGKKGGVDLWKTYIRANSRRLQKEIKSLPIEDYDLIINDFEPVSAWACKLKNKPCISVSHQSAVLMKGSPKPRKPDPLGDLILRKYAPTTKQYGFHFSNFNPSIFTPVIRQDIRNAKVEVKNHYTVYLPSYSDDKILKMLSKVSNATWEVFSKHNKKIVESGNVTIKPITNEAFIASMATSLGVLCGAGFETPAEALFLNKKLLVIPMKGQYEQQCNAAALKKLGVPVMRSLKKKHLKRIRKWITDDTRVLVDYPDITEEIIDKVLLENLKPR, from the coding sequence ATGAAAGTATTGTATGCAATTCAAGGGACAGGGAACGGGCATTTAAGTAGAGCCCGTGATATTATTCCAATACTTTTAAAGAAAGATATTGAGCTTGATATTTTATTAAGCGGAACCCAAGGAGATCTTGATATTCCATATCCCGTAAAATATCAGTTTCAAGGCTTGAGTTTTATCTTTGGAAAAAAGGGCGGTGTAGATCTTTGGAAAACATACATTAGAGCAAATTCAAGAAGACTTCAGAAAGAAATAAAAAGCTTACCGATAGAGGATTATGACCTTATTATAAATGATTTTGAACCAGTTTCTGCTTGGGCGTGTAAATTAAAAAATAAGCCCTGTATTAGTGTTAGTCACCAATCGGCAGTTTTAATGAAAGGCAGCCCAAAACCTCGAAAGCCAGATCCATTGGGAGATCTTATTCTTAGGAAATATGCACCTACTACTAAGCAGTACGGATTTCATTTTAGCAATTTTAATCCTAGTATTTTTACTCCTGTAATACGCCAAGACATTCGCAATGCAAAAGTTGAAGTAAAAAACCATTATACGGTATACCTTCCATCGTATAGTGATGATAAAATATTAAAAATGCTATCGAAAGTGTCCAATGCTACTTGGGAGGTTTTTTCAAAGCACAATAAAAAAATAGTAGAAAGTGGTAATGTGACTATTAAACCTATAACGAACGAAGCGTTTATTGCAAGTATGGCTACAAGTTTAGGCGTTTTGTGTGGTGCTGGTTTTGAAACGCCGGCAGAAGCACTTTTCTTAAATAAAAAGCTGTTGGTAATCCCTATGAAGGGGCAATATGAACAACAGTGTAACGCTGCAGCCCTTAAAAAGTTAGGAGTCCCAGTGATGAGATCCCTTAAGAAAAAGCATTTAAAACGTATTAGAAAATGGATAACAGATGATACTAGGGTTCTTGTTGATTATCCAGATATCACCGAAGAAATCATCGATAAAGTATTGTTAGAAAATTTAAAGCCTCGTTAA
- the hemL gene encoding glutamate-1-semialdehyde 2,1-aminomutase: MLYKRSSELFDEAQEYIPGGVNSPVRAFKAVGGTPIFVKEAKGAYFTDEDGNKFIDYIASWGPLILGHAYEPVINAVIEKAKKGTSFGMPTEIETELAKLAVSMVPNIDKIRFVNSGTEACMSAVRLARGYTGKDKIIKFSGCYHGHSDSFLIQAGSGAVTFGSPNSPGVTQGTAKDTLLANYNDLESVQALVDANKREIAAIIIEPVAGNMGCIIPQEDFMKGLRALCTKEGILLIFDEVMTGFRLAKGGAQEVLGINADIVTFGKVIGGGLPVGAFAARNEIMAKLAPDGPVYQAGTLSGNPLAMSAGLAMLTALNSNPNIFRSLADKTAYLHKGLEKVLKDNGIKHQINRFGSMISLHFTDTPVVDFASSAAGNNDTFKKYFHGMLRNGIYLPPSAFESYFLNDALSYEDLDATIKALEAIVDELR; the protein is encoded by the coding sequence ATGCTATATAAAAGAAGTAGTGAACTTTTTGATGAAGCCCAAGAATATATTCCTGGGGGTGTAAATTCACCAGTTAGAGCTTTTAAGGCTGTAGGCGGAACACCAATTTTTGTAAAAGAAGCTAAAGGAGCTTATTTTACAGATGAAGATGGTAATAAATTTATAGATTACATTGCATCATGGGGGCCGTTAATTTTAGGACATGCGTACGAACCTGTTATTAATGCAGTAATTGAAAAAGCTAAAAAAGGTACCTCTTTTGGGATGCCAACAGAAATAGAAACGGAATTAGCGAAGCTAGCAGTTTCTATGGTTCCTAATATTGATAAAATTAGATTTGTAAATAGTGGTACTGAAGCTTGTATGAGTGCAGTACGTCTGGCTAGAGGGTATACTGGAAAAGATAAAATCATCAAATTTTCGGGTTGTTACCATGGGCATTCAGATTCTTTTTTAATTCAAGCGGGTAGTGGGGCAGTTACTTTTGGGAGTCCCAATAGTCCTGGGGTAACTCAAGGTACAGCTAAAGATACTTTGTTAGCGAACTATAATGATCTAGAGAGCGTACAAGCGCTAGTAGATGCTAATAAGAGAGAAATTGCAGCAATAATTATAGAGCCCGTAGCAGGGAATATGGGATGTATAATTCCCCAAGAAGATTTCATGAAAGGCTTAAGAGCGCTTTGTACAAAAGAAGGAATTCTTTTAATTTTTGATGAAGTTATGACGGGTTTCCGCCTGGCAAAAGGAGGAGCCCAAGAGGTTTTAGGAATCAATGCAGATATCGTAACCTTTGGAAAGGTTATTGGAGGCGGACTTCCAGTAGGCGCTTTTGCCGCGCGTAATGAAATTATGGCAAAATTAGCACCAGATGGACCCGTTTATCAAGCAGGAACATTAAGTGGGAACCCATTGGCAATGAGCGCTGGGTTAGCCATGCTTACAGCCTTGAATTCAAATCCAAATATTTTCAGAAGTCTCGCAGATAAAACGGCGTACCTGCACAAAGGATTAGAAAAGGTATTAAAAGATAATGGGATTAAACATCAAATTAACCGTTTTGGTAGTATGATATCACTGCATTTTACGGATACACCTGTAGTAGATTTTGCATCATCAGCAGCGGGAAATAATGATACATTTAAAAAGTATTTTCACGGGATGCTAAGAAATGGTATCTATTTACCACCAAGTGCTTTTGAAAGTTATTTTCTAAATGATGCACTTTCATATGAGGATTTAGATGCAACTATTAAAGCTTTAGAAGCTATCGTAGATGAATTAAGATAA
- a CDS encoding glucosaminidase domain-containing protein codes for MIKKVAFLLVIVFFVGCKSSKKTASNSKKPGSYVSKSDTKPTEVAGADKDIYVLPEDSGKFIDFPINSVQEYINTFSEIAQFEMKAYGIPASITLAQGILESGYGRSTLVKKTNNHFGIKCHTGWEGDFDYHDDDEKGECFRKYNHPMYSFRDHSIFLTSRARYAFLFDLDNDDYRGWAHGLKQAGYATDRKYPSKIISFIEQYDLHKYDTLVQNEGYVTKREPKSYDYKTHIVQKGDTLYSISRKYFVSVEELMKINKMNSSSLAIGQQLVVKSVKK; via the coding sequence ATGATAAAAAAGGTAGCGTTTCTATTAGTTATTGTCTTTTTTGTGGGATGTAAATCCAGTAAAAAAACAGCTTCTAACTCAAAAAAACCAGGCAGCTATGTAAGTAAATCAGACACAAAACCTACGGAGGTTGCTGGAGCTGATAAAGATATTTACGTACTCCCCGAAGATTCCGGTAAATTTATAGATTTTCCTATAAATTCTGTTCAAGAATATATAAACACTTTTTCTGAAATTGCTCAGTTTGAAATGAAAGCTTACGGGATACCTGCGAGTATTACTTTGGCGCAAGGTATCTTAGAAAGTGGATATGGACGAAGCACTTTAGTGAAAAAAACCAATAATCATTTTGGAATAAAATGTCATACCGGTTGGGAAGGCGATTTTGATTATCATGATGATGATGAAAAAGGAGAGTGTTTTAGAAAGTACAATCATCCCATGTATTCTTTTAGGGATCATAGCATCTTTCTAACATCAAGAGCACGTTATGCTTTTCTTTTTGATTTAGATAATGATGATTATAGAGGCTGGGCACATGGTCTTAAGCAAGCGGGTTATGCTACAGATAGAAAGTACCCAAGTAAGATAATTTCGTTCATTGAGCAATACGATCTGCATAAGTATGATACTTTAGTACAGAATGAGGGTTATGTGACTAAAAGAGAACCAAAATCTTACGATTATAAAACGCATATCGTTCAGAAAGGAGATACTTTATATTCTATTTCAAGAAAGTATTTTGTTTCCGTAGAAGAATTAATGAAAATAAATAAGATGAACTCTAGTTCTTTAGCTATTGGGCAACAACTGGTAGTGAAATCAGTAAAAAAATAA
- a CDS encoding 1-aminocyclopropane-1-carboxylate deaminase/D-cysteine desulfhydrase, which produces MHSALLNIFDHPKKNGLVVSSNQKVELPILTEKKITLYIKREDQLHPFISGNKFRKLKYNIKEAEKLGIKTLLTYGGAYSNHIAATAFAGKEYGFKTLGIIRGEELKNKWDDNPTLQFAHANGMRFKFVTRDWYRAKEELEAIVRLKKEFGVFFRIPEGGTNQLAVQGCEEILSPKDSDFDVIATCVGTGGTISGIINSSKEHQTTMGFPALKGDFLKKDICKFVKKSNWDLETNYNFGGYGKISKELIAFINDFKIKTSIPLDPIYTGKMMFGILDLIANNQFKPGTKILAIHTGGLQGIAGMNNVLKNKNLPLLEL; this is translated from the coding sequence GTGCATTCAGCTTTATTAAATATCTTTGATCATCCAAAAAAAAATGGACTAGTGGTAAGTAGTAATCAAAAGGTAGAACTTCCTATTTTAACAGAAAAAAAGATTACTCTTTACATAAAAAGAGAAGATCAACTCCACCCATTTATTTCAGGAAATAAATTCAGGAAACTTAAGTACAATATAAAAGAAGCGGAGAAATTAGGCATAAAAACCTTGCTTACCTATGGTGGTGCTTACAGCAATCATATCGCGGCAACTGCTTTTGCAGGAAAAGAATATGGTTTTAAAACCCTGGGCATCATTAGAGGGGAAGAGCTTAAAAATAAGTGGGACGATAATCCTACCTTACAATTTGCACATGCTAACGGTATGCGATTTAAGTTTGTGACCAGAGATTGGTATAGAGCTAAGGAAGAATTGGAGGCTATAGTACGTTTAAAAAAGGAATTTGGCGTTTTTTTTCGCATTCCAGAAGGAGGAACAAATCAGCTAGCTGTTCAGGGCTGTGAAGAAATATTAAGCCCTAAAGATTCAGATTTTGATGTGATTGCGACGTGCGTGGGTACAGGAGGTACAATTTCAGGAATTATAAATTCCTCTAAAGAACATCAGACAACTATGGGTTTTCCTGCGTTAAAAGGTGATTTTCTAAAAAAAGATATTTGTAAATTTGTAAAGAAATCTAATTGGGATCTAGAAACAAATTATAATTTTGGAGGATATGGGAAAATTTCAAAAGAGTTAATAGCATTTATTAACGATTTTAAAATAAAGACATCCATTCCGTTAGACCCCATTTATACAGGTAAAATGATGTTTGGTATTTTAGATTTGATTGCAAATAACCAATTTAAACCTGGAACAAAAATTTTAGCAATACACACGGGTGGCCTTCAGGGTATTGCAGGAATGAATAACGTATTAAAGAATAAAAATTTACCATTACTAGAATTATGA
- a CDS encoding DUF5522 domain-containing protein, with the protein MKKIIPIEEGDFYLSEQGYKVFTEKYHLKRGYCCESGCRHCPYGYNSKTNKYN; encoded by the coding sequence ATGAAAAAAATTATCCCCATAGAAGAAGGTGATTTTTACCTTTCGGAACAAGGATATAAAGTTTTTACCGAAAAGTATCACTTAAAGCGTGGTTACTGTTGCGAAAGTGGCTGCAGACATTGCCCTTATGGTTACAATTCTAAAACCAATAAGTACAATTAA
- a CDS encoding DUF4136 domain-containing protein, translating into MKTFKILALPIFALLVLSSCSSVRVMADYDKKADFNTYNTYAFYKTGIDKAQISDLDKKRILYAIEAEMSARGFSKSENPDVLISIFTKEREQVDIYNNYWGGGYGWGWNPYFWGGGNMYGNQVSTRTEGSLYIDLIDAKDKQLVWQGKGVGSLYQTKNIEKKEERIQKFVSEILKAYPPMASK; encoded by the coding sequence ATGAAAACATTTAAAATTTTAGCGCTGCCTATTTTCGCGTTGCTGGTATTAAGTTCCTGTAGCTCCGTTCGCGTAATGGCAGATTATGATAAAAAAGCCGATTTCAATACGTACAACACTTATGCTTTTTACAAAACAGGAATTGATAAAGCTCAAATTTCTGATTTAGACAAAAAAAGAATTCTTTATGCTATTGAAGCAGAAATGAGTGCTAGAGGTTTTTCAAAATCTGAAAACCCAGATGTTTTAATTAGCATTTTCACCAAAGAAAGAGAACAAGTAGACATCTATAACAATTACTGGGGTGGTGGTTATGGTTGGGGCTGGAATCCATATTTCTGGGGAGGTGGCAATATGTATGGCAACCAAGTAAGCACACGCACAGAAGGCTCTTTATACATTGATTTAATTGATGCAAAAGACAAACAACTCGTTTGGCAAGGAAAAGGTGTAGGGTCATTATACCAAACAAAAAATATAGAAAAGAAAGAAGAACGAATTCAAAAATTCGTATCAGAAATATTGAAAGCTTATCCGCCAATGGCTTCCAAATAA
- a CDS encoding TlpA disulfide reductase family protein, protein MFKIHSVIFLIGLTLISACKNTKTKEPATTTVSTTSKKNIKVYNYDELEPLLQTQSDTTYIINFWATWCAPCVKELPHFNAYYEKHKNEKMKMIMVSMDDPKEIETRILPFIKKKKIQQEVVILDDPDANTWIDKIDPHWSGALPFTILFNKNSASYFEKPFSSTEALENAIKNNLH, encoded by the coding sequence ATGTTTAAAATTCATAGCGTAATTTTTCTAATTGGTTTGACGCTTATAAGTGCTTGCAAGAACACAAAGACCAAAGAGCCAGCTACCACTACAGTTAGCACGACTTCGAAAAAAAATATCAAGGTTTATAATTATGATGAATTAGAACCTCTTCTACAAACACAATCAGATACTACATACATTATTAACTTTTGGGCAACTTGGTGTGCACCTTGCGTTAAAGAACTCCCCCATTTTAATGCCTATTACGAAAAGCATAAAAATGAAAAAATGAAAATGATCATGGTGAGTATGGATGACCCTAAAGAAATTGAAACCAGAATACTCCCTTTTATAAAAAAGAAGAAGATACAACAAGAAGTCGTTATTTTAGACGATCCTGATGCAAATACATGGATTGACAAAATAGACCCTCATTGGTCCGGAGCATTACCTTTTACCATACTATTCAATAAAAATAGTGCTTCCTATTTTGAGAAACCTTTTTCTAGTACTGAAGCATTGGAAAATGCCATTAAAAACAATTTACATTAA
- a CDS encoding thioredoxin family protein, whose translation MKNQLKKASKFALSALILFLAAASIESCKDKKENPPTSDHTLNEGPDGRQGPPPGDRKGPPPGDRKGPPPGGGGSPVQTETLEELGGYKIGEKASDFSLKNIDGEMVSLKDFSSAKGYIVVFTCNECPFAKMYEDRLIALNNTYAPKGYPVIAINSNNPEDHDGESYEDMQTRAKEKGFTYPYVVDTDQKILPLYGAVRTPHVYLLDKEMNVQYIGAIDDNARDAGRVKTKYVENAIAALEKGEKPNPDFTKAIGCPIKH comes from the coding sequence ATGAAAAATCAACTAAAAAAAGCAAGTAAATTTGCTTTATCTGCGCTCATACTCTTTTTAGCAGCTGCAAGCATCGAGAGTTGCAAAGACAAAAAAGAAAACCCACCTACTTCTGATCACACTTTAAATGAAGGACCTGATGGCAGGCAAGGACCGCCTCCTGGAGACAGAAAAGGTCCTCCTCCAGGTGATCGAAAAGGACCACCTCCAGGTGGTGGTGGATCTCCTGTTCAGACAGAAACACTAGAAGAACTAGGCGGGTACAAAATTGGAGAGAAAGCAAGCGATTTCTCTCTTAAGAATATTGATGGAGAAATGGTTTCTCTAAAAGACTTCAGCAGTGCAAAGGGATATATTGTGGTTTTCACGTGCAATGAATGCCCTTTTGCAAAAATGTATGAAGATCGTCTTATTGCTTTAAACAATACATATGCTCCAAAAGGCTACCCTGTGATTGCTATAAACTCAAACAATCCTGAAGATCATGATGGTGAGTCTTATGAGGATATGCAAACTAGAGCAAAAGAGAAAGGCTTTACCTATCCTTATGTAGTTGATACGGATCAGAAAATCCTTCCGCTATATGGAGCTGTAAGAACGCCTCATGTCTATTTATTAGATAAAGAGATGAACGTACAATATATTGGCGCTATTGATGATAATGCTAGAGATGCAGGACGTGTAAAAACCAAATATGTAGAAAATGCGATAGCAGCTCTAGAAAAAGGTGAGAAACCAAATCCTGATTTCACTAAAGCGATTGGCTGTCCTATAAAACACTAG
- a CDS encoding aromatic amino acid hydroxylase, producing the protein MSYESNPILDKLPVHLRQFIKPQDYSDYTAINQAVWRYVMRKNVDYLSKVAHKSYLEGLQKTGISIDDIPNMYGMNRILQEIGWAAVAVDGFIPPSAFMEFQAYNVLVIASDIRQLEHIEYTPAPDIIHEGAGHAPIIANPEYAEYLRRFGEIGCKAISSAKDYELYEAVRHLSIIKEAHGTPQNEIDTAEKLIEDLQLTMGEPSEIALIRNLHWWTVEYGLIGTVENPKIYGAGLLSSIGESAWCMTDDVKKIPYAIEAAHTSFDITKPQPQLFVTPDFAYLSQVLEEFANTMALRKGGLSGIKKLINSKELGTIELSTGIQISGNFDYVIEFENKAVYFQTTGKTALSYREKELVGHSIKHHSKGFGSPIGKLKGINLAIEDMSPRDLKAYNIFEGQTITLDFEGGIKVQGEIITGTRNLRGEIILITFDHCTVTNGATVLFKPEFGLYHMAIGENIVSAFNGPADLASFDLITHKVTNTTIKPIKSDKSILLEQYYQQIREFREGKNTTISRNKVFQEVKHNFPTDWLLAIELYELAKSNNDVAFAAEIIAHLEEVKQNNPSVGRLIDDGLLLVHQSLVV; encoded by the coding sequence ATGTCTTACGAAAGCAATCCTATTTTAGATAAACTACCCGTACATTTAAGGCAATTTATAAAACCTCAGGATTATAGCGATTATACTGCCATCAATCAGGCTGTTTGGCGTTATGTGATGCGTAAAAACGTAGATTATTTAAGTAAAGTCGCTCATAAATCCTATTTAGAGGGACTCCAGAAAACAGGTATTTCAATTGATGATATTCCTAACATGTATGGAATGAACCGTATTCTACAAGAGATTGGTTGGGCTGCAGTTGCGGTTGATGGTTTTATTCCTCCTTCAGCATTTATGGAATTTCAAGCGTATAATGTCCTTGTCATTGCTTCAGACATTCGCCAATTAGAACATATTGAATACACTCCTGCACCAGATATAATCCATGAAGGTGCTGGGCATGCCCCAATCATTGCCAATCCTGAATACGCAGAATATTTAAGACGGTTTGGGGAGATTGGTTGTAAAGCTATTTCTAGTGCAAAGGACTATGAATTGTATGAAGCGGTACGGCACTTGTCAATTATTAAAGAAGCCCATGGCACACCACAAAATGAAATTGATACTGCTGAAAAACTAATTGAAGATTTGCAATTAACTATGGGAGAACCTAGTGAGATTGCACTGATCCGAAATTTACATTGGTGGACCGTAGAATATGGTTTGATTGGTACCGTAGAAAACCCTAAAATTTACGGCGCAGGTTTACTTTCTTCTATCGGGGAAAGCGCTTGGTGTATGACAGATGATGTTAAGAAAATTCCATATGCTATAGAAGCCGCACATACTTCTTTTGATATTACAAAACCACAACCTCAACTTTTTGTTACGCCTGACTTTGCTTATTTAAGTCAAGTATTAGAAGAATTTGCCAATACGATGGCCTTACGAAAAGGTGGCTTATCGGGAATTAAAAAATTGATTAATTCTAAAGAGCTAGGAACTATAGAATTAAGTACAGGAATTCAAATATCAGGAAATTTTGATTATGTTATCGAGTTCGAAAACAAAGCAGTATATTTTCAAACCACCGGAAAAACTGCGCTATCCTATCGTGAAAAAGAACTTGTAGGACACAGCATCAAGCACCATTCTAAAGGTTTTGGTTCACCTATAGGAAAGCTTAAAGGCATCAATTTAGCAATTGAAGACATGAGTCCAAGAGACTTAAAGGCATATAATATTTTTGAAGGACAAACCATTACGCTCGATTTTGAAGGAGGCATAAAGGTTCAGGGCGAAATTATAACCGGTACACGTAATTTACGGGGCGAAATTATTTTAATCACCTTTGATCATTGTACAGTAACTAATGGCGCTACTGTATTATTTAAACCAGAGTTCGGGTTATACCACATGGCGATTGGAGAAAATATTGTTTCCGCATTTAACGGTCCTGCAGATTTGGCTAGTTTTGATTTGATTACCCACAAGGTAACCAACACGACCATAAAGCCTATTAAAAGCGATAAAAGCATCTTGCTAGAGCAGTACTACCAACAAATAAGAGAATTTAGAGAAGGGAAGAATACTACTATTTCTAGGAATAAAGTTTTTCAAGAAGTGAAACATAATTTCCCAACGGACTGGTTGTTAGCTATTGAATTGTATGAATTAGCAAAATCTAATAACGATGTAGCGTTTGCAGCAGAAATTATAGCACATTTAGAAGAAGTAAAACAGAACAACCCAAGTGTGGGGCGTTTAATAGACGATGGATTGTTGTTAGTACATCAAAGTTTAGTGGTATAG
- a CDS encoding DUF4230 domain-containing protein — translation MKNIIIGAVVALAFVFIFRSCSDSSKEKSILKENSMLIQESIKNVSKLVVTEGHFAEVYNYKDSQQLFGPLITAEKKALVVVNADVTVAYDLSKIDFEVNEETKTLLIKSIPEPEIKLNPDFEYYDVTADYLNQFNANDYNKIKKNVKASLMKKVENSALKTNAQNRLLSELSNFYVLTNSLGWTLVYKGEIVNNNLPDLIKG, via the coding sequence ATGAAAAACATCATTATAGGAGCTGTGGTAGCTTTAGCATTCGTATTTATTTTTCGTTCTTGTTCCGATAGCTCAAAAGAGAAATCTATCTTGAAAGAGAACTCTATGTTAATCCAAGAGTCCATAAAAAATGTATCTAAACTAGTTGTAACCGAGGGCCATTTTGCTGAGGTATACAATTATAAAGATTCACAGCAGCTCTTTGGACCTTTAATAACTGCAGAGAAGAAGGCTTTGGTCGTGGTCAATGCAGATGTTACCGTTGCCTATGATTTGAGCAAAATAGATTTTGAAGTCAATGAAGAAACAAAAACGCTGCTCATAAAAAGTATCCCTGAACCAGAAATAAAATTGAATCCAGATTTCGAGTATTATGATGTTACTGCAGATTATTTAAATCAGTTTAACGCCAATGATTATAATAAGATCAAGAAGAATGTAAAAGCTTCATTAATGAAAAAAGTAGAAAATTCTGCCTTAAAAACAAATGCACAAAACAGATTGTTAAGTGAGCTTTCTAATTTTTACGTGCTAACCAACTCTTTAGGATGGACTTTAGTGTATAAAGGCGAAATCGTAAATAATAATTTACCAGATTTAATAAAAGGATAA
- a CDS encoding GSCFA domain-containing protein has product MKLQTQIPLTKAKHQIDYNSQLVLLGSCFVENIGSKLSHFKFQSVQNPFGILFHPLAIENLVFRAIHDEKYTEDDVFYLNERWQCFDAHSDLSANTKEALLDNLNKGLKVALHQLKQASHLILTLGTAWGYKKLSTEKIVANCHKFPQAAFHKELLSVGAIQESLARIIALIRTVNSTVQCILTVSPVRHIKDGFIENQQSKAHLITAIHGVINFPGEGKEYFPSYEIMMDELRDYRFYAEDMVHPNAVAINYIWEKFIEVWVSGEVFGMMKDIDAVQRGLAHKPFNAASEQHQKFLAKLKDKIAYFEKEYPFMKFSL; this is encoded by the coding sequence ATGAAATTGCAAACACAAATACCTTTAACGAAAGCCAAACATCAAATTGATTATAACAGTCAGTTGGTATTGTTAGGGTCTTGTTTTGTTGAAAATATTGGATCAAAATTATCGCACTTTAAATTTCAATCGGTTCAAAATCCATTCGGAATCTTATTCCATCCGCTAGCAATTGAAAATTTAGTATTTAGAGCAATACATGATGAGAAATATACAGAGGATGATGTTTTTTATTTGAATGAAAGGTGGCAGTGTTTTGATGCACATTCAGATCTATCAGCAAATACTAAAGAAGCGTTATTAGATAATTTAAACAAAGGATTAAAGGTTGCGTTACATCAACTTAAACAAGCGTCACACCTTATACTAACGTTAGGTACCGCTTGGGGGTATAAAAAGTTAAGCACAGAAAAAATAGTGGCCAATTGCCATAAATTTCCTCAGGCAGCGTTTCATAAAGAGTTACTTTCTGTTGGTGCTATTCAGGAAAGTTTAGCGCGAATTATTGCGCTTATTAGAACCGTTAATAGTACTGTGCAATGTATTTTAACAGTTTCACCGGTACGTCATATCAAGGACGGATTTATTGAAAATCAGCAAAGTAAAGCACATTTAATTACAGCGATACATGGAGTGATTAATTTCCCAGGAGAAGGAAAGGAATATTTTCCAAGTTATGAGATCATGATGGATGAACTTCGTGATTATCGTTTTTATGCAGAAGATATGGTACACCCCAACGCAGTGGCTATAAATTACATTTGGGAGAAATTTATAGAAGTTTGGGTCTCTGGAGAGGTTTTTGGTATGATGAAAGATATTGATGCTGTTCAAAGAGGATTAGCACATAAACCTTTTAATGCAGCGTCTGAGCAACATCAGAAGTTTTTAGCAAAGCTGAAGGATAAAATTGCTTATTTTGAGAAAGAATATCCATTTATGAAATTTAGTCTATGA